The DNA window TGGTCGCGGTGTATTTCGAGGCGGCCGCCGTCATCACGGTTCTGGTGTTGCTGGGCCAGGTGCTGGAACTGCGGGCGCGCCAGCGCACGTCAGGCGCGATCCGCGCGCTGCTGGGGCTGGCACCGAAAACCGCGCGGCGCATCACGTCTGATGGTGACGAGGACGTCGCGATCGATGCGATCGCGCTCGGCGATTTGTTGCGGGTGCGTCCCGGCGAGAAGATTCCGGTCGATGGCATCGTCACCGAAGGCCACAGCTTTGTCGATGAATCCATGGTGACCGGGGAGTCGATGCCGGTGCCGAAGGCCGAGGGCGACAAGGTGATCGGCGGTACCGTCAATCAGCGCGGCGGATTGATCCTGCGCGCGGACAAGATCGGCCGCGACACCATGCTGGCGCGGATCGTCGACATGGTGGCGCGGGCGCAGCGCTCGCGGGCGCCGATCCAGCGGCTCGCCGACCAGGTCGCCGGCTGGTTCGTGCCGGCGGTGATCGCGGCGGCGCTATTGGCATTCGCGGCCTGGATGATGTTCGGGCCGGAGCCGCGCTTCACGTTCGGTCTGGTCGCGGCCGTGACGGTGCTGATCATCGCCTGTCCCTGCGCGCTGGGCCTGGCCACCCCGATGTCGATCATGGTCGGGGTCGGACGCGGCGCGCATTCAGGAATTCTGATCCGCGACGCCGAGGCGCTGGAGCGGTTCGAGAGCATCGATACCATCGTGCTCGACAAGACCGGCACGCTCACCGAAGGCAAGCCCCGGGTGGTGTCGATCGTCACCGCAGGCGACATCGACGAAGCCGAATTGCTGCGGCTCGCCGCCAGTGTCGAGCGCGGCAGCGAGCATCCGCTCGCGATAGCGATCCTGAAAGCCGCCGGCGAGCGCCAACTGAGCCTCGGCGAGGCCGGCGATTTTGCGTCGCCTTCCGGAAAGGGCGCGACCGGTGTCGTCGACGGCAAGAAAATCGCGCTCGGCAACGCGATGCTGATGAGCGAACTGAACATCGTCACACGGGATCTCGATGCCGCCGCCGAGGCCGCGCGCCAAACCGGCGCCACCGCGATCTATGTGGCGATCGACGGCCGCGCCGCCGGAATCATCGCCATCGCCGATCCGGTGAAATCCTCGGCGAAGGCCGCCCTGCGGAAATTGCGCGAGGACGGTCTGCGCATCGTCATGCTGACCGGCGACAACCTCACCACCGCGCGCGCGGTGGCGAACACGCTCGGCATCGACGAGATCGAGGCCGGCGTCCTGCCGGAGCGCAAGAGCGACGTGGTGCAGCGGCTGCGCGGGGAAGGCCGCCGCGTCGCCATGGTCGGTGACGGCGTCAATGACGCGCCGGCGCTCGCCGCCGCCGATGTCGGCGTTGCCATGGGCGGCGGAACCGACGTTGCGATCGAAAGCGCCGGGGTCACGCTGTTGACCGGCGATTTGATCGGTATCGTGCGGGCCCGGCGGTTGTCGGTCGCGACCATGCGCAACATCCGCCAGAACCTCGGCTTCGCCTTTCTGTACAATGCCGCCGGCATCCCGATCGCCGCCGGAGTGCTCTATCCCGTTTTCGGGATCCTGCTGTCGCCGATGGTCGGCGCCGCCGCGATGGCGCTGTCGTCGGTCAGCGTGATCGGCAACGCGCTGCGGCTGGCGCGTACGAAACTGGATTGAGCGGACAGGTCGATCGCGTCATCTCCGCTTCGTCTGCCCGCGTCATTACCCGAGCCGTATCTCAGCGCTGGCGAGGACGCGCTACCGGTTCTGTCCGGCGCGGGGCGCCGGGGCAGGTTTCACAAGAAGGATCATGCGTGTTAGCCTTTTTGGCGAGCAAGACTTTTCGGGATCATTCGATGACTGCGAGGGAGAATCTCGAAGCTGGAAGTTTCTCTCTTTCCCGGCGCGGGATTGTCGCGTGGGGAGTTATCGTCGCCTATCTGGTTTTGGTCGTCCTCTTTGCCTGGAATCCGACGCCCTTTGCCCAAGGGCTGGCAGCGATTGGTTTTGCGGGCGCTCTGGGCCATTGCGCGTTGAGCTACGGCTTGAAAAATACGCTGGCCTTGCTCGCCATTTGCATGGCCGTAACTTTCACGATGGAAAACATCGGCAGCTCCACGGGGTTGATCTTTGGCCGATATCATTTTGAGGTGGGTGCGCAACTACCCCACATTGGAATGATTTCCGTCATTGTTGGCGGCGTATGGTTCGGTATGGGCTATTTCGCCTGGATCGTCGCGGCAACCATGCTCGGTGAGGCTGACCGGAATTTGAACGAGCGCTTCAATGTCATAGCGCTGCCGCTTGTCGCCGCCTTCGTGATGACCCAATGGGATTTCGTCATGGATCCGCCCGAGGCGACGATTTCGAAAGCCTGGATTTGGCACGATGGTGGCGCGGACTTTGGCGTTCCGCTCACGAATTATCTGGGCTGGCTCCTGACCTCATGGATGTTCTATCAGCTCTTTGCCCTGTATCTTGCCCGGCGGCGCGATGTTCAATTGCCTCGGCGGGATATCGCGTTGCGCCTCGTCGCAATTTTGTTTTACGCGTTCTCGGGGCTCACGCACCTGACCCCTTGGCTTATGGGACAGGCCGGCGACGTCGCCGATGCCGCCGGCCATATCTGGCGCATCCAGGATTTGCGCGAAATGGCGGTCGCGGTCATGCTCTTCACCATGTTCTTTACCTCGATGCTCGCGGTGTTGCGGCTGATAAGAGACGATGGGTAATGCAATGGTGCGACAGCCACCTTCCCGATGTCTAACGCATTTTCCAGTTGTGTCGAACCACCATCAGGCACCCAACGGGCCTGATGGTTCGAGACGCGCGGCGTTGCCGCGCTCCTCACCATGAGGGTCTCAGACCTCATCCTGAGGAGCATCGCGAAGCCATGCGTCTCGAAGGATGATGCCACCGAACTGTAAAGTGCCCTAGAAAATCCGGATGGCTTCGTCGTGGAACCTGTCATCGGGCGCATTCGCGCGACCCGTTGGCTCGCAGTGACGACCGCCGCTCGATTTCCCTGTCGAGACGTGCGGCGAGCTCGGTGCTCACTTCCGTCATCGGCAACCGCACCTCGGCGCTCTCGATCAGTCCGGTGCGCCACAGCCAATACTTGATCGGCGCCGGGCTCGGCTCGGCAAACAACAGCCGCGTGAGCTCATCGACCGATTGCCAGAGCGTCAACGCCGCGGCGCGCTCGCCCGCTGCCATCAGCCGCCAGATCTTGGCAAAAATTTCCGTTTCGACATGCGCAGATGCCAAAATGCCGCCGTCGGCGCCATCGGCCAGCGCTTCCTGATACTGCGCATCCTCGCCGGTGAACACCGCGAAGTCATCCGGTCGCCGGCGCAACAGATCGAGCGACTGGGTGCGATCCGCCGAACAATCCTTCAGCCCGACGATGTTGGGATGAGCCGCCAACCGCAGCATCGCTTCGTTGCCGAGATTGACGCCGGTCCGGTAGGGAATGTTGTAGATCATCACCGGGTGCGCGGCATGATCCGCAAGCGCGGTGAAGTGCAGCTCCAGGCCGCGCTGCGACGGCCGCGAATAATACGGGCAGGAAATCAGATAGGCGTCGATCGGCCACGCCGCTGTTCGCTGCAGGGCATCCAGTAATGCACGTGTGTTGCTGCCGGACAGGCCGAGGCAGACTGGAAGCTTGCTGGCTTCGTCCCGCACGGTGAAGACCAGCCGTTCGGTCTCAGCGGGCTCCAGCGTCAGGCTTTCGCCGGTCGTGGCCGCAAGAACCAGTCCGTTGACGGGCAAATTGGCGTAGTGCCGCACCAGCCGCCGCAGCGACGGCTCGTCAAGCTCGCCATTGCAAAACGGCGTGATCAGCGGCAGCCAGAGGCCCTGCAGGCAAGTTCGAAGGTCGGAAGTCCGAAGGTCGTTCATGGTCCATTCTCCCTAGGGTTGAGTCGGAGACGGGGCATGAAAAAACCCCGTCCGGACGGCGGGGTTTTGCAGATCGGTGCGAAACACAAGGCCTATCGCATGCGTCGATCCGAACTCCCCGCAAGTGGAGCTTTTTTCGACAGCGTGACAGTGCACGGATTCGTGATCATTGGGGGATGATGGTGGGCGACGCCGAAGCTGTCAACGGCCGGAAACTGCGAAGCCGGGTGCCCGCGCGGATGCGCTGCAAAAAAAAGCCGGGCTCCAGAGAGCCCGGCTTAAGGTATTGGCCACGTGAGGCCGACACAATCACCTTCCAAGAGGGATTACTGAACGCCCGCGCCACTGGAGGAGGGGGACAAATGCGCAACGCGAATGCTCAGCGTACAAACATTATGATCCCCGTTGGCGACGTGCGGCAACCATTCGCTCCGCATGTCAGTCATGCGGGGATCGGGGGCTTATCGAGTGATAATCACGATGGCCAGCGCTGCGCTTTGCTCACCACGAAGTCGCGGAACACCTGCACCCGCGCCACCGTCTTCAACTCTTCGGGATAGACGAAGTAGGTATCGAGCTGAATAGAATCGGATTCTCCAAACAGCTGCACCAGGCGGTTATTTTCCTCCACCAGATAGTCCGGCAGCGCCGCGATCCCGAGTCCCTGCTGGCACGCGCGCACCAGTCCAAGGATGTTGTTGACCTTGAAAAACGCCTCGCGCGGCCCGGAGCCATTGCGGCCGGCATCGATCAGCCAGCTGCGGTTCGCAAGATGCGCCGGAACCTGGGAATCGCTCAGCATGATGATGCGATGGGCGTCGAGGTCGTCGAGGGTACGCGGTGTGCCGAAGCGCTTGATGTATTCCGGCGAGCAATAGGCATGGAAGCCGATCGAGAACAGCTTGCGCTGGATCAGATCGGGCTGGGTCGGCTTGCGGGTGCGGATCGCCACATCGGCCTCGCGCATCGAGAGGTCGAGGTCCTCGTCGGTGACGATCATGGAAATCCGGATCTCCGGATAAAGCGCGGTGAATTCATGCAGCCGCGGAATCAGCCAGTTGATGCCAAGCGCCGGCGGCGTCGTGATCTTGAGGTCGCCGCTCGGCCGCTCGCGGCTGTCGGTCAGTTTCGCCCGCGCCGCCTGCAGCTGCATGAACACGTCATGGGCGGTGCGAAACAGCAGGTCGCCCTGCTCGGTGAGAATGAGTCCGCGCGCGTGACGATGGAACAGCGATACCGAAAGCTCCTGCTCCAGCGCGCTGACCTGCCGGGAAACGGCCGATTGCGACAGGCCAAGCTGCTCGCCGGCATGCGTGAAGCTTCCCGCTTCCGCCGCCGCGTGAAACACCTTCAGCTTGTCCCAATCCATATCAGTAAATCCGTCGCGGGTTCGAGCCATGATTATTCTGCCGCCGCGCGATCGCTCGCGCGCAAGGCGATAAAGCGTTCGGCCTCAAGCGCAGCCATGCAGCCAAGGCCTGCGGCCGTGACGGCCTGCCGGTAGGTTTCGTCGGCGACGTCGCCGGCGGCGAATACGCCGGGCACCGAGGTCGCGGTCGAGTTCGGCGCCACCTCGACATAGCCGGACGGTTTCAGCTTGATCTGGCCGAGGACCAGCTCCGTCGCCGGCGCGTGCCCGATCGCGATGAAGACGCCGTCCGCCGGCAGTTCGCTCAAGCGGCCGGTTTTGACGTTCTTCAACCTGACATGGGTGACCTTGCCCGGGTTCTCGGTGCCGCAGATTTCGTCGACGGCGCTGTCCCAGACCACCGCGATCTTGGGATGCTTGAACAGCCGCTCCTGCAGGATGCGCTCGGCGCGGAAGTGATCGC is part of the Bradyrhizobium erythrophlei genome and encodes:
- a CDS encoding heavy metal translocating P-type ATPase; protein product: MAQVDQDHAHGTGAAHAGHHHGAKAQSCCGGKYGDGDKDAGTAAAIDPVCGMTVNRETAKHRFSYQGQEHLFCSARCRGRFEAEPAKYLQPKQPEPAAPAGTIYTCPMHPEVRQVGPGSCPICGMALEPEQVSLDDAPDPELIDTTRRFWIALALTLPVFVIEMGSDFGLMHLVPPVWSNWISFALSTPVVLWAGAPFFVRGWRSLGLDPEKWLSGFRTGSSLDKKATRNLNMFTLIAMGTGVAFLYSVVGTLAPQLFPPAFRDMNGMVAVYFEAAAVITVLVLLGQVLELRARQRTSGAIRALLGLAPKTARRITSDGDEDVAIDAIALGDLLRVRPGEKIPVDGIVTEGHSFVDESMVTGESMPVPKAEGDKVIGGTVNQRGGLILRADKIGRDTMLARIVDMVARAQRSRAPIQRLADQVAGWFVPAVIAAALLAFAAWMMFGPEPRFTFGLVAAVTVLIIACPCALGLATPMSIMVGVGRGAHSGILIRDAEALERFESIDTIVLDKTGTLTEGKPRVVSIVTAGDIDEAELLRLAASVERGSEHPLAIAILKAAGERQLSLGEAGDFASPSGKGATGVVDGKKIALGNAMLMSELNIVTRDLDAAAEAARQTGATAIYVAIDGRAAGIIAIADPVKSSAKAALRKLREDGLRIVMLTGDNLTTARAVANTLGIDEIEAGVLPERKSDVVQRLRGEGRRVAMVGDGVNDAPALAAADVGVAMGGGTDVAIESAGVTLLTGDLIGIVRARRLSVATMRNIRQNLGFAFLYNAAGIPIAAGVLYPVFGILLSPMVGAAAMALSSVSVIGNALRLARTKLD
- a CDS encoding carotenoid biosynthesis protein; the encoded protein is MTARENLEAGSFSLSRRGIVAWGVIVAYLVLVVLFAWNPTPFAQGLAAIGFAGALGHCALSYGLKNTLALLAICMAVTFTMENIGSSTGLIFGRYHFEVGAQLPHIGMISVIVGGVWFGMGYFAWIVAATMLGEADRNLNERFNVIALPLVAAFVMTQWDFVMDPPEATISKAWIWHDGGADFGVPLTNYLGWLLTSWMFYQLFALYLARRRDVQLPRRDIALRLVAILFYAFSGLTHLTPWLMGQAGDVADAAGHIWRIQDLREMAVAVMLFTMFFTSMLAVLRLIRDDG
- the dapA gene encoding 4-hydroxy-tetrahydrodipicolinate synthase; translation: MNDLRTSDLRTCLQGLWLPLITPFCNGELDEPSLRRLVRHYANLPVNGLVLAATTGESLTLEPAETERLVFTVRDEASKLPVCLGLSGSNTRALLDALQRTAAWPIDAYLISCPYYSRPSQRGLELHFTALADHAAHPVMIYNIPYRTGVNLGNEAMLRLAAHPNIVGLKDCSADRTQSLDLLRRRPDDFAVFTGEDAQYQEALADGADGGILASAHVETEIFAKIWRLMAAGERAAALTLWQSVDELTRLLFAEPSPAPIKYWLWRTGLIESAEVRLPMTEVSTELAARLDREIERRSSLRANGSRECAR
- a CDS encoding LysR family transcriptional regulator, whose amino-acid sequence is MARTRDGFTDMDWDKLKVFHAAAEAGSFTHAGEQLGLSQSAVSRQVSALEQELSVSLFHRHARGLILTEQGDLLFRTAHDVFMQLQAARAKLTDSRERPSGDLKITTPPALGINWLIPRLHEFTALYPEIRISMIVTDEDLDLSMREADVAIRTRKPTQPDLIQRKLFSIGFHAYCSPEYIKRFGTPRTLDDLDAHRIIMLSDSQVPAHLANRSWLIDAGRNGSGPREAFFKVNNILGLVRACQQGLGIAALPDYLVEENNRLVQLFGESDSIQLDTYFVYPEELKTVARVQVFRDFVVSKAQRWPS